ATGACCTCGTTTAATATCGAACCCATGCAGGATAAGCCACGTCACTGGCTGTTGGCCAAATGGGATGCCTACATCACGTTCCTCGAGGAGAATCGCCAGAATATCTTTTACTTATTCCTTTTTTACGTCGTCACCATCGTTTTGTTTGTGGAACGCTTCATTCACTACTCTTTCATGGCGGAACACACCGATTTGCGGCACATCATGGGCGTGGGAATCGCCATCACCAGGGGTTCTGCTGCCTCGCTATCCTTCTGCTATTCCCTACTCCTGCTGACCATGTCCAGGAATCTGATCACCAAGCTGAAGGAGTTTCCCATTCAGCAGTACATTCCCCTGGACTCGCACATTCAGTTCCACAAGATTGCCGCCTGCACGGCGCTCTTCTTTTCGGTCCTCCATACGGTGGGTCACATTGTGAACTTTTATCATGTGTCCACGCAGTCGCATGAAAACTTGAGATGTCTGACCAGGGAGGTGCACTTTGCCTCGGATTACAAGCCGGACATCACCTTCTGGCTGTTCCAGACGGTCACTGGGACTACAGGTGTCATGTTGTTTATCATAATGTGCATTATCTTTGTCTTTGCCCATCCCACGATTCGGAAAAAGGCCTACAATTACTTCTGGAACATGCATACCCTGTACATTGGCTTGTATCTGCTTAGTTTGATTCACGGCTTGGCTCGATTGACGGGACCACCTCGCTTCTGGATGTTTTTCTTAGGACCAGGAATTGTGTACACCCTGGACAAGATTGTCTCGCTGCGCACCAAGTATATGGCACTGGATGTGATCGATACGGATCTGCTGCCCTCCGATGTGATCAAGATCAAGTTTTATAGGCCACCGAATCTCAAGTACCTTTCGGGTCAGTGGGTGAGGTTGTCGTGCACCGCCTTTCGGCCACATGAGATGCACAGCTTTACGTTGACCTCAGCGCCGCATGAAAACTGCCTCAGTTGCCACATCAAGGCCCAGGGCCCATGGACATGGAAGCTGCGCAACTATTTCGATCCCTGCAACTACAATCCGGAGGATCAGCCCAAGATCCGCATCGAAGGACCATTTGGGGGCGGCAACCAGGACTGGTACAAATTCGAGGTGGCCGTGATGGTGGGCGGCGGCATCGGGGTCACACCATACGCCTCCATTCTCAACGATCTGGTCTTTGGCACCAGCACGAATCGCTATTCGGGCGTGGCCTGCAAAAAGGTCTACTTCCTGTGGATCTGCCCATCGCACAAGCACTTCGAGTGGTTCATCGATGTGCTGCGCGATGTGGAGAAGAAGGATGTCACTAATGTCCTTGAGATACACATATTCATCACGCAGTTCTTCCATAAGTTTGATCTGCGAACAACAATGCTGGTATGTACGGCAGACTAAGAATCTAGAACATTATTAAGCTGGCTGTAAACGATGCATCAGCTGCAGCTTTTGTGACTATACAGtctgttttacaaatttaatctaaatagttttaaaaatggatttacataatttatatgtaaGCTTGTGTTGCTGATGTTTCATCGTTTTCcagcatttttaaaactggtacaattttattttcttgagtaaacaatatatttattttattttagtacaTCTGTGAGAACCACTTTCAACGGCTGTCAAAGACCTCAATTTTCACGGGTCTTAAGGCGGTCAATCATTTTGGTCGCCCGGACATGTCCAGCTTCTTGAAGTTTGTCCAAAAGAAGCACTCCTATGTGAGTTTTCTTTGATTTTCCGaactaaaaaatgtaaataatataatataatttatataatttatcgTAGGTCTCCAAAATAGGCGTCTTCTCCTGCGGTCCTAGACCGCTGACCAAAAGTGTGATGTCTGCCTGTGATGAAGTGAATAAAACGCGCAAGTTGCCCTATTTCATTCACCACTTCGAGAACTTTGGATAGATATTTGAATAGATTACCCACATTTACACCTGCCCTCGTTTATTAACCTGCCCGTCTCGCTCAACGAAAGTTAATTGTAATCTTAAGAATCATTCATTAGTTTTAGCGAATTCGGCTGCTCCAATGTACTTAACTCGCGTATCCCTTAATCGTAGGCTACTCGTACAATCATAATTTAGTCAAGTTTTGTTTAGTGCATTATGAAAATATGTATCCCATTGTAACAAAATCACTGCaatcacaacaacaaaaacaacagaaagGCCTCTACttatatatgtgtatgtatgtatatgtgtatttattgaaaatatgatTTGTTATCAGTTTTTGTAAACCGTtcacattatttattaaaaatttacaattatCTTTATACGTAAAACATAAggtgcatttattttttggggaTCAATGACGAAAAATGTATGCCGTCTGTTTatggttaaaattaaatataaaacaaaattcatttttaaaaatatttgtcttttttAGATATTAACTATATTTACAATCAATGTTATCAAACGAAGCTTAGCAGAAGCTTAAATGGTTGACTGTTTTGTAGTCacaacaaaaattgattttacatgcatttaaaatttaaaaatggtaaacaaaaattattttaattacaaaagttttaatttgttggaacttcaaaaaataacaatcatTTTTGGTGACCCGTGGCATTTTTGCTCTGTTGCTCAACATTTTTGCCACCACTGCGAAGCTTAAAAGTGCGCAGAAGCAGCAAACAGCTGATTAAGGATGTTTATAAGCAAACAAGCAAGCCATAACAAATATTTCACTTGGTCTGTAAGCCGTAAACACAAACGTTTCAATaagaaaagtaaattaaatccaaaaataaataggaGAAATGGAGGCCTTCTTGCACTTGGCAGAGGAAAGCTACAACTTAACGCTCAATCGGGAGCTGTTTATCAACGAATGGGCCCAAGAGCGGTTGGTACTTCTCCTTTTTTCGGTTGAGCATTggaaattaacaattttttgttgcagTTTGAGTTTCTTTGAGCCTCTATGGCGTTTTCTCAGCGTTAATCTGGAGCCGAACAATctctttaacttttttattccGCTGGGCGGCATCTTTGGTCAAGATATGCTTTTGCATCTTTTGTCCGCAATTACTCTGGTCAGCACTCTAAACTCCTTTGAAAAATGGTAAGTAATGTTAAGAAACATAAAATGAACaagaacaattttttgtatttaatttaagcatttaTCTATATTCtcttttggaaaaatatttacatttacaaaacCAATAaccaaatataattttttaaggtgatattttaatggatttataaaagtcaaaaactttaactttttacatttgtccacaaaaaaatattataaaaaccatttaaaatacttaatctggtttaaatatattttttttgaacagGATTTTCCAGGAGATACGGCCTTTGTGGTTTCTGCGGGAGCAGTTTGCCAATGAAAAGCTGGCCATGAAGCCGCAGGTGGCTTTGGAAAGTCATCAGCTAAGCTGCGAGACGAGCGGTGGGCTGCCCTGCGCCCACTCGATGACCTTCACAGTGTTCGTCCTGATTCTGTCCTCGTTCTTCTTTGTCCACTGCTGGGATCGATTCGTTTCATGGCGATCGCCCTTGTTCCGTTGTATAATGTATCCGCTGATCGTCTTCGTGGTGGTCTGCATGTGGCTGAGTCGCCTCTATTTGGCCACTGAGTTTCTCCACCAGTGCATCCTGGGCAGCTACTTCGGGATCAGGGCCCTCAATTTTTTCGAGGGCAACAACAAGTATTTGTTCTCCCGATCACGTATATATGGGATTTCGattgtttgctttttgggAGGATTGGCAATTGCGGTGTTCCTTATCAAAATGCGTCTCGAGATGGATCCCCATTGGTCTGTGCGACAGgtgaaacataaaaatatgtaactatattaaactttttaaataaagtaccTGTTTTCTAGGCCTTTAAATGGTGCCCAGAGCCCACTTACATGCGTCACGAGGCGAGcccgatttttcaaattgtCCGAGATCTGGGAAATCTTATGGGATTGGCGCTTGCCTCGCCCCTGTTCAAGCTGTAAGTCGAATTATGTTGTATTTTCATCATCAGATTttattatgtaatttttagtAAGATGACACAGTCGACATTTTGGCGCCGCTGCCGAGTCCTTGGAGTTTTGGAGTTTGTCAACCATGGATTGCGCATATACACACCAAAGCAGTACGGACGTTTAGTTTTCTTTTCCTGGGAGTTTTCCAGAAATGCCTTACATTCCCTC
This genomic stretch from Drosophila gunungcola strain Sukarami unplaced genomic scaffold, Dgunungcola_SK_2 000001F, whole genome shotgun sequence harbors:
- the LOC128262703 gene encoding glucose-6-phosphatase catalytic subunit 1; this translates as MEAFLHLAEESYNLTLNRELFINEWAQERLSFFEPLWRFLSVNLEPNNLFNFFIPLGGIFGQDMLLHLLSAITLVSTLNSFEKWIFQEIRPLWFLREQFANEKLAMKPQVALESHQLSCETSGGLPCAHSMTFTVFVLILSSFFFVHCWDRFVSWRSPLFRCIMYPLIVFVVVCMWLSRLYLATEFLHQCILGSYFGIRALNFFEGNNKYLFSRSRIYGISIVCFLGGLAIAVFLIKMRLEMDPHWSVRQAFKWCPEPTYMRHEASPIFQIVRDLGNLMGLALASPLFKLKMTQSTFWRRCRVLGVLEFVNHGLRIYTPKQYGRLVFFSWEFSRNALHSLVLLKYVTKFY